Proteins found in one Candidatus Nitrospira nitrificans genomic segment:
- a CDS encoding MATE family efflux transporter, whose product MGNGVTQIRRSVMTLALPVTLTTLLQRAEGIVAVFLVGGLGATSIAAVGLGQLLAFVATTLVSGISVGTNVIVAQLWGARRRQDAGEAARHFLGLSIGVSFLLAGLGIAGNLLVMQQLGAESAVIELALPYSTLIFLLIPCTVLIQVLSSILQGTGDTKTPLYGLIGVNLLHVVLAYPLIYGRWGAPALGLKGAAIAVGLAEASGMLYLLLRCRPILKESSTLRLDLIRSIWDIGASVSGERIVQQAGIFIYTKLVLLYGTVAYAAHQVGLSIESFSFLPGYGLAIAAATMVGQSIGAGKYTRAKLENWEANRLAIVIMAGMGVLFFFFPYTLLRAFTTDEAVIELGTTFLKIVALLQVPLALTMVLAGSLRGAGDTRFIMGATMIGMWGVRVPLALIAALWLRQSVSFIWAAMIADWTVRMGLLIWRYQSERWRQIQVIR is encoded by the coding sequence ATGGGTAACGGTGTCACTCAGATCAGACGGTCCGTGATGACTTTGGCGCTCCCCGTCACGCTCACCACGCTGCTCCAACGGGCCGAAGGCATTGTCGCTGTCTTTTTGGTCGGCGGGTTGGGTGCCACATCAATCGCCGCGGTCGGTCTGGGGCAACTGCTGGCCTTCGTGGCCACGACTCTGGTCTCCGGCATTTCGGTCGGGACGAATGTGATCGTCGCCCAGTTGTGGGGAGCGCGGCGCCGACAAGACGCGGGAGAAGCGGCTCGGCACTTCTTAGGACTGTCGATCGGCGTCTCGTTCCTGTTGGCCGGCCTTGGGATAGCCGGCAATCTGCTCGTCATGCAGCAGCTCGGTGCGGAATCCGCAGTCATTGAGCTCGCCCTCCCCTATTCGACGCTTATTTTCCTCCTGATTCCCTGTACCGTCTTGATCCAAGTCCTGTCGTCCATTCTCCAAGGGACAGGGGACACAAAGACTCCCCTGTACGGTCTGATCGGTGTCAACCTCCTCCATGTCGTCCTGGCGTATCCCCTCATCTATGGACGGTGGGGAGCTCCCGCGTTGGGGCTCAAAGGGGCGGCGATTGCCGTCGGCCTCGCCGAAGCCTCAGGGATGCTCTATCTCTTGCTGCGTTGTCGCCCCATCTTGAAGGAGTCGTCCACGCTGCGCCTCGACCTCATACGATCGATCTGGGACATTGGCGCGTCGGTCTCCGGTGAACGGATCGTTCAACAAGCCGGCATTTTCATCTATACCAAACTTGTCCTCCTCTACGGCACTGTCGCCTATGCCGCGCATCAAGTCGGGTTGTCGATCGAATCCTTTTCTTTCCTGCCTGGCTATGGACTTGCCATTGCCGCCGCCACCATGGTGGGCCAAAGTATCGGAGCCGGCAAGTACACCAGAGCGAAACTCGAAAACTGGGAAGCCAATCGGCTGGCCATTGTGATCATGGCCGGCATGGGTGTGCTGTTTTTCTTCTTCCCCTACACGTTGCTTCGTGCATTTACAACCGATGAAGCGGTGATCGAGCTTGGAACGACATTTTTGAAGATTGTCGCCTTGTTGCAAGTGCCGCTCGCCCTCACCATGGTTTTGGCCGGGTCGCTGCGGGGCGCCGGCGACACACGCTTTATCATGGGCGCCACGATGATCGGTATGTGGGGTGTCCGTGTGCCCTTGGCGCTGATCGCGGCGCTCTGGCTCCGCCAGTCCGTCTCATTCATCTGGGCGGCGATGATCGCGGACTGGACGGTGCGAATGGGGTTGTTGATCTGGCGATATCAGTCCGAACGGTGGCGGCAGATTCAGGTCATCCGGTGA
- the coaE gene encoding dephospho-CoA kinase (Dephospho-CoA kinase (CoaE) performs the final step in coenzyme A biosynthesis.), giving the protein MISSAAMILVGLTGGVATGKSTVAKMFRRCGAVVIDADQLAREVVQPDKPAWRDIVRAFGTRVLNPDRTINRPALGSLVFHLPRKRRQLERIIHPRVAREQRRLTRQAARFDPSAVVIYDVPLLFEAGIDKRVDTIVVVTADRETQITRLSKRNGLSRSEALRRIRSQLPMNKKCRLADFVLDGTKDTRRLKKDVAKICEDLRSS; this is encoded by the coding sequence ATGATAAGCTCCGCCGCCATGATACTTGTCGGTCTGACTGGTGGCGTGGCGACCGGGAAAAGCACGGTTGCGAAAATGTTCAGGCGATGCGGCGCCGTCGTGATCGATGCCGATCAGTTGGCGCGAGAGGTTGTCCAGCCGGACAAACCGGCGTGGCGAGATATTGTCCGCGCATTCGGCACGAGAGTCCTCAATCCTGATCGGACGATCAACCGCCCAGCGCTCGGCTCGCTCGTATTCCATCTTCCCCGAAAACGGCGTCAGCTTGAGCGGATCATTCATCCTCGTGTGGCTCGTGAACAGCGACGGCTGACGAGACAGGCGGCGAGATTCGATCCGAGCGCCGTCGTGATCTATGACGTTCCCCTCTTATTTGAGGCGGGTATCGATAAACGTGTCGACACGATCGTCGTCGTCACGGCCGATCGCGAAACCCAAATCACCCGTCTCAGTAAGCGAAACGGCCTCTCACGATCCGAAGCCTTGCGACGGATCAGGAGCCAGCTGCCGATGAATAAAAAGTGCCGGCTCGCTGACTTTGTTCTCGATGGGACGAAAGACACACGACGCCTCAAAAAAGACGTAGCCAAGATTTGTGAAGACCTTCGGTCGTCGTAG
- a CDS encoding right-handed parallel beta-helix repeat-containing protein translates to MRPVFLTAVLLWLTGAGFAIAQAENPAPAPRTITVALDGSGDFASIQEAVDSAGKGDTVLIKAGTYAQDLTIHSKEKIKIVGAGVDTTVLQGRGTMVGVLHVGKWPYGATDIDISGLTINEHGGHALGIFNGTGITLHHLHVKGMVFGQQVQGVRIEDCVIGGSETTGVHVTDSQVQLIGNFIHDNDYGVNVTGKSDIRLDRNIITRSGFEAIVVNDQAKAVLTNNTLVKNGGGAAFLGSSTIEASGNILSFNKIGFLIAASSQTKTSYNALFNSDGNYVRAGSPNVPAPELQAESDITTDPGFVDMEHDDFRLKPDTTLLKRGAFRYLGALPPLPIPAHNR, encoded by the coding sequence ATGCGGCCCGTTTTTCTCACGGCGGTGCTTCTCTGGTTGACCGGCGCAGGGTTTGCGATAGCCCAGGCGGAGAACCCTGCACCAGCACCTCGAACCATCACTGTCGCGCTCGACGGCTCGGGGGATTTCGCTTCGATTCAAGAAGCGGTCGACAGCGCCGGGAAAGGCGATACGGTGTTGATCAAGGCCGGAACTTATGCGCAGGACTTGACCATTCATAGCAAAGAAAAGATCAAGATCGTCGGTGCGGGAGTCGACACAACGGTTCTGCAGGGACGAGGGACGATGGTCGGTGTGCTCCATGTGGGGAAGTGGCCGTATGGGGCAACGGACATCGACATCAGCGGGCTCACGATCAACGAGCACGGTGGACACGCCCTTGGGATCTTCAATGGAACCGGCATTACACTCCATCATCTTCATGTGAAAGGGATGGTGTTCGGCCAACAGGTGCAGGGTGTTCGTATCGAAGACTGTGTGATCGGGGGGAGTGAGACGACCGGCGTGCATGTCACGGATTCTCAAGTCCAATTGATCGGAAACTTCATTCATGACAATGACTACGGAGTGAATGTCACGGGAAAGTCTGATATTCGGCTTGATCGGAACATCATCACGAGAAGTGGGTTTGAAGCTATTGTCGTGAATGATCAGGCAAAAGCGGTCCTGACCAACAATACCCTGGTCAAGAACGGCGGCGGAGCGGCATTCCTAGGCTCGTCGACGATCGAGGCCTCGGGAAATATTTTGAGCTTCAATAAGATCGGCTTTCTCATTGCCGCTTCAAGTCAGACGAAGACCTCGTACAACGCGTTATTCAATAGTGATGGAAACTATGTGAGAGCCGGCTCCCCGAATGTTCCGGCGCCGGAGCTCCAGGCTGAGTCGGATATAACGACCGATCCAGGTTTCGTCGATATGGAGCATGACGATTTCCGGTTGAAGCCAGACACGACGCTGCTCAAGCGCGGGGCGTTTCGTTATCTTGGCGCGCTTCCTCCGCTTCCGATCCCCGCACACAATCGCTGA
- the trxB gene encoding thioredoxin-disulfide reductase, with amino-acid sequence MRRVVIIGSGPAGLTAAIYAARANLAPLLIEGWQSGGQLTTTTEVENFPGFAKGIMGPDLMKEMWAQAERFGTEFLTGDVSAVRFTNHPLTLTIDGERTVQAKTVIIATGASAIQIGLPNEKRLTGHGVSTCATCDGFFFRGKELIVIGGGDSAMEEAIFLTKFATKVSIVHRRDKLRASKIMQDRAMKNEKIAFIWNSVVEDVLGQDVVTGVRLRNIVTGKRSELACAGIFVAIGHRPNTALFAGQIDMDEKGYIRTHAGTATSIPGVFAAGDVQDSSYRQAVTAAGSGCMAAIDAERFLEALGA; translated from the coding sequence ATGCGGCGAGTCGTCATCATCGGTTCCGGTCCGGCTGGGCTCACCGCCGCCATCTATGCGGCGCGGGCCAACCTGGCGCCGCTTCTCATCGAGGGATGGCAATCCGGCGGACAGCTGACGACCACGACGGAGGTCGAAAACTTCCCCGGTTTTGCAAAAGGAATCATGGGTCCGGATCTCATGAAGGAAATGTGGGCGCAGGCGGAGCGATTCGGGACGGAGTTTCTCACCGGTGACGTCTCCGCCGTACGCTTCACGAACCACCCGTTGACGCTGACGATTGATGGCGAGCGTACCGTCCAGGCGAAAACCGTCATCATCGCCACCGGGGCATCGGCCATTCAGATCGGATTGCCGAATGAAAAGCGGTTGACCGGCCATGGCGTTTCCACCTGCGCCACCTGCGACGGGTTTTTCTTCAGAGGGAAAGAACTCATCGTGATCGGTGGCGGCGACAGCGCGATGGAAGAAGCGATCTTTCTTACCAAATTTGCGACGAAAGTCTCGATCGTCCATCGACGCGATAAGCTTCGCGCATCGAAGATCATGCAAGATCGAGCGATGAAGAACGAAAAAATCGCCTTTATCTGGAACAGCGTCGTAGAAGATGTGCTCGGACAGGATGTTGTGACCGGAGTTCGTCTCAGAAATATAGTCACTGGAAAAAGATCAGAGTTGGCCTGCGCCGGTATCTTTGTCGCGATCGGTCACAGACCGAATACCGCATTGTTTGCCGGCCAGATCGATATGGACGAGAAGGGCTACATCAGGACTCACGCGGGAACAGCCACCAGTATCCCGGGCGTCTTTGCCGCCGGTGATGTGCAGGATTCAAGCTATCGCCAGGCCGTGACCGCAGCCGGATCCGGCTGCATGGCTGCGATCGATGCCGAGCGGTTCCTTGAAGCGCTCGGCGCGTGA
- a CDS encoding MGH1-like glycoside hydrolase domain-containing protein, with translation MAKTVRTPSPADVSRLAERQRLEEDATRKQHWKRWGPYLSERAWGTVREDYSPHGTAWESFPHDHARSRAYRWNEDGLAGISDRHQYICFAVALWNGHDPILKERVFGLTGNEGNHSEDVKEYYFYLDSTPTHSYMKYLYKYSQAEFPYARLIEENRRRQRGDSEYELIDTGVFDANRYFDVIVEYAKATPEDLFVRIHVTNRGPDCADLTLLPTLWFRNTWSWGIDARRPRMREGKAVDGMSVIELDHEYYGERRLWCHGKPPLLFTENETNTRRLYGDLDGATYVKDSFHDYVVHNRKDAVNPEKVGSKAAAKYQLSLPPGASEIIRLRLTNGTKAAGFEVQAFNELFEQRIHEADEFYDELAPADLSEDARLVQRQAFAGLLWSKQFYHYDLKRWLVGDPGMPDPPQERLRGRNSDWTHLYNADVISMPDKWEYPWYAAWDLAFHCIPLALVDSTFAKEQLILMLREWYMHPNGQIPAYEWAFGDVNPPVHAWAAWRVYKIEKKRKGIGDRVFLERVFHKLLLNFTWWVNRKDAEGKNIFQGGFLGLDNIGVFDRSAPLPTGGHIEQSDATSWMGMYCLNMLSIALELARDNRAYEDVASKFFEHFVYICRAMNNIGGEKIELWNREDGFFYDVLHLPDGHTCPLKVRSLVGLIPLFAVETLDSELIDRLPRFKHRMQWFIENRPDFSAHVETHSHDGEVRRFLSLVNPTRLKSVLRYMLDEEEFLSPYGIRALSRYHKDHPYVLSIMGNDYRVDYEPAESSTGLFGGNSNWRGPIWFPVNYLLIESLQKFHYFLGDEYKVECPVRSGRFASLNEVASEISRRLTHIFLRDKTGRRPVYGGTEKFQDDPFWRDAILFYEYFHGDNGAGVGASHQTGWTGLVAKLIQQSGE, from the coding sequence GTGGCAAAAACGGTTCGGACACCCTCCCCAGCTGACGTTTCCCGGCTCGCCGAGCGGCAGCGCCTCGAAGAAGATGCCACCCGAAAACAGCATTGGAAACGATGGGGGCCCTACCTGAGTGAACGGGCCTGGGGAACGGTGCGTGAGGACTACAGCCCTCACGGAACGGCCTGGGAATCCTTTCCGCATGATCATGCTCGCTCACGCGCCTACCGATGGAACGAAGACGGACTGGCCGGGATTTCAGATCGTCACCAATATATTTGTTTTGCCGTCGCCCTTTGGAATGGACATGATCCGATTCTCAAGGAGCGGGTATTCGGGTTGACGGGAAACGAAGGGAATCACAGCGAAGATGTAAAGGAATACTATTTCTATCTGGATTCAACGCCCACACATTCATACATGAAGTATCTCTATAAGTACTCACAGGCTGAATTTCCTTATGCCCGTCTGATCGAGGAAAATCGCCGGCGTCAACGTGGAGACTCGGAATACGAGTTGATCGATACGGGTGTCTTCGATGCGAACCGCTACTTTGATGTCATCGTCGAGTACGCAAAGGCGACGCCGGAGGATCTGTTCGTTCGTATTCATGTGACGAACCGCGGGCCGGATTGCGCTGATTTAACACTCTTACCCACTCTCTGGTTCAGGAATACTTGGTCATGGGGAATCGATGCCCGCCGGCCGAGAATGCGGGAAGGAAAAGCCGTCGACGGGATGAGCGTGATTGAATTGGATCATGAATATTATGGTGAACGTCGCCTATGGTGCCACGGGAAGCCCCCGTTACTCTTTACCGAGAATGAGACGAATACGCGCCGACTATACGGCGACCTAGACGGCGCTACATATGTGAAAGATAGTTTTCATGATTACGTTGTCCACAACCGAAAAGACGCGGTCAATCCTGAGAAGGTCGGCTCAAAGGCTGCCGCCAAATATCAGTTATCACTCCCTCCTGGAGCATCGGAGATCATTCGCCTGCGACTGACCAATGGAACAAAGGCAGCGGGGTTTGAAGTTCAAGCGTTCAATGAACTCTTTGAGCAACGCATTCATGAAGCCGATGAATTTTATGACGAACTGGCTCCGGCCGACCTCTCCGAGGACGCAAGGCTGGTCCAACGGCAGGCGTTCGCTGGATTACTGTGGAGTAAACAGTTCTACCATTATGACCTGAAACGCTGGCTCGTCGGCGATCCAGGGATGCCGGACCCTCCCCAAGAACGTCTCCGTGGACGGAACTCGGACTGGACACATCTTTACAACGCCGATGTGATCTCGATGCCGGACAAATGGGAGTATCCCTGGTATGCCGCATGGGATTTGGCGTTCCATTGCATTCCACTGGCCCTCGTGGATTCAACCTTCGCCAAAGAACAGCTCATCTTAATGTTGAGAGAATGGTACATGCACCCGAACGGTCAGATTCCGGCGTATGAGTGGGCCTTTGGAGACGTCAATCCTCCGGTCCATGCCTGGGCCGCATGGCGCGTGTATAAGATTGAGAAAAAACGGAAAGGCATCGGTGATCGCGTCTTTCTCGAACGGGTGTTCCATAAGCTGCTGTTGAACTTCACCTGGTGGGTCAATCGAAAAGATGCGGAAGGGAAAAACATCTTTCAAGGGGGCTTTCTCGGACTCGATAATATTGGTGTCTTCGATCGGAGCGCGCCCTTGCCGACCGGGGGGCATATCGAGCAATCGGATGCGACCAGTTGGATGGGAATGTACTGCCTCAATATGCTCTCCATTGCGCTGGAGCTCGCGCGCGACAATCGAGCGTACGAAGACGTCGCCAGCAAGTTCTTCGAGCACTTCGTGTACATCTGCCGAGCCATGAATAACATCGGCGGCGAAAAAATCGAGTTGTGGAATAGAGAAGATGGGTTTTTTTACGATGTGCTGCACCTACCGGACGGTCACACCTGTCCGCTCAAGGTCCGATCGCTCGTCGGACTGATCCCGCTCTTTGCGGTCGAGACGCTGGACTCAGAATTGATCGACAGACTCCCTCGTTTCAAGCACCGCATGCAGTGGTTTATCGAAAACAGACCGGATTTCAGCGCCCATGTCGAGACCCATTCACACGATGGAGAGGTGCGGAGGTTTTTGTCCTTGGTCAATCCCACGCGGCTCAAGTCGGTGTTGCGGTACATGCTCGACGAAGAAGAGTTCCTCTCCCCCTATGGCATCCGGGCGCTCTCGCGCTACCATAAGGACCATCCCTACGTGCTGTCCATCATGGGCAACGACTATCGGGTGGACTATGAACCCGCGGAATCGAGCACGGGACTTTTCGGGGGCAATTCGAACTGGCGGGGTCCCATCTGGTTTCCGGTCAACTATCTGCTGATCGAATCGCTCCAAAAGTTCCATTATTTCCTGGGTGACGAATACAAAGTCGAATGCCCGGTCCGATCTGGTCGATTTGCTTCTTTGAACGAGGTTGCCTCCGAGATTTCGCGACGGTTGACGCACATTTTTCTTCGCGACAAGACCGGCCGACGGCCGGTCTATGGAGGCACCGAGAAATTCCAGGACGATCCATTCTGGCGCGATGCGATTCTCTTCTATGAATATTTCCATGGCGACAACGGCGCCGGTGTCGGAGCCAGCCACCAGACGGGATGGACCGGGCTGGTCGCCAAGTTGATTCAGCAGTCAGGAGAATAG
- a CDS encoding DUF2779 domain-containing protein, translating into MADTHQIFPTTFAPPRLSKSKYLSGLQCHKRLYLEIHQPALATPPDASTQAILDMGTEIGILARQRFRGGVLVKSGFRQREAAIAETAALLQDPMIPAIFEGAFEHDGVLVRVDILERVQTGEGESSSWRLIEVKSSTRVKDVHLDDLAIQSHVVQGAGLRLDATCLMHIDTGYLYKDGNVDLQALFSIEDVSEAVADRRGRVPERVAAMKALLSGSQVPMIEPAQHCHTPYDCPFWTHCTKEKPQRWIYHLPGKKEIVGQLVRQGIMTIDDIPDDARLSDAQRKVKNNVEWVSSELGRILRSLNYPIHHLDAETVMLALPRFPSTRPYQSLPVQWSNHIELESGEVTHQEFLHDEASDPRRRWVEALIESLGETGSIVVYSAYEESLIRQLAETFPEFKSACKAIVKRLWDLLPIIKNHYYHPAFNGSYSIKSVLPAVVPALGYDDLAIQAGGQAAAEYYRMVFLERDWIERNSIREALLRYCARDTLAMVELRRVLKKKSEISQNKDSLP; encoded by the coding sequence ATGGCCGACACTCATCAGATATTCCCCACGACATTCGCGCCGCCCCGTTTATCTAAATCGAAATACCTCTCAGGGTTGCAATGCCACAAGCGGCTCTATCTGGAGATTCATCAGCCTGCGTTGGCAACTCCGCCGGATGCGTCGACGCAGGCGATCTTGGATATGGGAACCGAGATCGGGATCCTGGCCCGGCAGCGCTTTCGAGGAGGGGTATTGGTGAAGTCCGGATTTCGTCAGCGAGAGGCGGCGATCGCAGAGACTGCTGCCTTGCTTCAAGATCCCATGATCCCCGCCATCTTCGAAGGGGCGTTCGAACATGACGGAGTGCTGGTGCGCGTCGATATTTTGGAACGCGTGCAGACTGGTGAAGGGGAATCATCGTCCTGGCGTTTGATCGAGGTGAAGTCATCAACGAGGGTGAAGGATGTCCACCTTGATGACCTCGCCATACAAAGCCATGTGGTACAAGGGGCCGGGTTACGGCTTGATGCGACCTGCCTCATGCATATCGACACAGGATATCTCTACAAAGACGGGAACGTCGATCTGCAGGCGCTCTTCTCGATCGAAGACGTATCGGAAGCAGTGGCGGATCGTCGAGGGCGGGTGCCGGAACGAGTGGCTGCCATGAAAGCTCTCTTGTCGGGATCGCAGGTCCCGATGATCGAGCCGGCTCAGCATTGTCACACACCTTACGACTGTCCCTTCTGGACCCATTGCACGAAGGAGAAGCCCCAGCGCTGGATCTATCATCTGCCGGGCAAGAAAGAGATTGTCGGTCAACTTGTCCGGCAGGGCATCATGACGATCGACGACATTCCAGACGACGCAAGGCTGTCGGATGCGCAACGAAAGGTCAAAAACAATGTCGAGTGGGTTTCATCGGAATTGGGTCGGATTCTTCGTTCGTTGAACTATCCCATACATCATCTCGATGCCGAAACCGTCATGTTGGCATTGCCTCGGTTTCCCTCTACCAGACCCTATCAGTCTCTTCCGGTGCAATGGTCCAACCATATCGAACTCGAATCCGGCGAGGTGACGCACCAAGAGTTTCTTCACGATGAGGCGTCGGACCCTCGCAGACGGTGGGTCGAGGCTCTCATCGAATCGCTCGGTGAGACCGGAAGCATTGTAGTCTATTCAGCATACGAGGAATCGCTCATACGCCAGTTGGCGGAGACGTTTCCGGAATTCAAGTCCGCGTGCAAAGCGATCGTGAAACGGTTATGGGACCTGCTCCCGATCATCAAGAATCACTATTATCATCCCGCCTTCAACGGATCGTACTCGATTAAGTCCGTGTTGCCTGCGGTGGTGCCTGCGCTTGGGTATGACGATCTTGCGATACAAGCCGGCGGTCAGGCGGCGGCTGAATACTATCGAATGGTCTTTCTCGAACGCGATTGGATAGAACGAAATTCCATACGGGAGGCGCTGTTACGCTATTGCGCGCGAGATACGTTGGCAATGGTGGAGTTACGGAGAGTGCTGAAGAAAAAGAGCGAGATATCTCAAAACAAAGACTCTTTGCCTTGA
- the thiI gene encoding tRNA uracil 4-sulfurtransferase ThiI: MRCAIAHYHELALKGRNRDYFEQCLIRNIRTALKDVGVRQVQNLHSRIRIDLPPEARADIVRDRLVRVCGIANFSLGRVIPLRISNPDLAALAEAAVEEINATSCATFRVTAKRADKRLALTSMDIEKAVGATVCERTGKTVNLKKPDITIYIELLSREVYCAAEKVEGPGGMPVGVSGMVACLISGGIDSPVAAYRMIKRGCHASFVHFSGRPLVSRASEDKVRELVQTLTAYQYASRLYVIPFGEIQREIVLNTPPPFRVVLYRRMMLRIAQELARKERCWGLVTGDSLGQVASQTPENLTVVEEAAELPILRPLIGMDKREIIDEAKRIRTYDTSIEPDQDCCKLFTPPHPSTKTRIDDLRKIERSLDITQLVKQGLEKAEVSEFTFPAD, translated from the coding sequence ATGAGATGTGCCATCGCCCATTACCACGAGCTTGCCCTCAAAGGCCGCAACCGCGACTACTTCGAGCAATGCCTCATTCGGAACATCCGGACAGCCCTCAAGGATGTGGGTGTTCGACAGGTCCAGAACCTTCACAGCCGGATCCGTATCGACCTCCCTCCGGAAGCGCGCGCGGATATTGTTCGAGATCGGCTCGTTCGTGTGTGCGGCATCGCAAACTTCTCGCTGGGGCGCGTGATTCCGCTGCGGATCTCGAACCCTGACCTGGCGGCGCTCGCCGAGGCCGCCGTCGAAGAAATCAATGCCACATCCTGCGCGACGTTTCGGGTCACGGCCAAACGAGCCGATAAGCGATTGGCGCTGACGTCGATGGACATTGAAAAGGCCGTCGGCGCAACCGTCTGCGAACGGACCGGTAAGACCGTTAATCTGAAGAAGCCTGACATTACTATTTATATCGAGCTGCTTTCGAGGGAAGTCTATTGCGCGGCGGAAAAAGTCGAGGGTCCGGGTGGGATGCCGGTGGGAGTCAGCGGAATGGTCGCCTGCCTTATCTCGGGAGGCATCGATTCGCCGGTTGCCGCCTACCGCATGATCAAACGAGGCTGCCATGCCTCCTTTGTTCACTTTTCCGGCCGCCCGTTGGTCAGTCGTGCCTCTGAGGACAAGGTGCGGGAACTGGTCCAAACCCTCACGGCCTATCAATATGCGTCGCGTCTCTACGTCATTCCTTTCGGGGAAATCCAGCGTGAGATCGTGCTGAATACGCCGCCACCATTTCGCGTCGTCCTCTACCGGCGGATGATGCTCCGCATCGCTCAAGAACTGGCGCGGAAGGAACGATGTTGGGGGTTGGTCACGGGAGATAGCCTCGGGCAGGTCGCGTCGCAGACTCCTGAGAATCTGACTGTCGTGGAGGAAGCGGCCGAGCTTCCGATTCTCCGACCGCTCATCGGAATGGATAAGCGGGAGATCATCGACGAGGCCAAGCGGATCCGAACCTACGACACATCCATTGAGCCCGACCAAGATTGCTGCAAACTGTTCACCCCGCCACACCCCAGCACGAAAACCCGGATCGATGACCTTCGAAAGATCGAACGGAGCTTGGACATCACGCAACTCGTCAAGCAGGGGTTGGAGAAGGCTGAAGTGTCAGAATTTACTTTCCCGGCTGATTGA